The following coding sequences lie in one Miscanthus floridulus cultivar M001 chromosome 9, ASM1932011v1, whole genome shotgun sequence genomic window:
- the LOC136482707 gene encoding 1-acyl-sn-glycerol-3-phosphate acyltransferase PLS1 produces MAVPLVLVVLPLGLLFLLSGLIVNTIQAILFVTIRPFSKSFYRRINRFLAELLWLQLVWVVDWWAGVKVQLHADEETYRSMGKEHALIISNHRSDIDWLIGWILAQRSGCLGSALAVMKKSSKFLPVIGWSMWFAEYLFLERSWAKDEKTLKWGLQRLKDFPRPFWLALFVEGTRFTPAKLLAAQEYAASQGLPAPRNVLIPRTKGFVSAVSIMRDFVPAIYDTTVIVPKDSPQPTMLRILKGQSSVIHVRMKRHAMSEMPKSDEDVSKWCKDIFVAKDALLDKHLATGTFDEEIRPIGRPVKSLLVTLFWSFLLLFGAIKFFKWTQLLSTWRGAAFTAAGMALVTGVMHVFIMFSQAERSSSAKAARNRVKKE; encoded by the exons ATGGCGGTCCCGCTCGTGCTCGTCGTGCTCCCGCTTGGCCTGCTCTTCCTCCTGTCCGGCCTCATAGTTAACACCATCCAG GCCATCCTATTTGTGACAATAAGGCCCTTTTCGAAGAGCTTCTACCGCCGGATCAACAGATTCTTGGCCGAGCTGCTGTGGCTTCAGCTTGTCTgggtggtggactggtgggcAGGTGTTAAG GTACAACTGCATGCAGATGAGGAAACTTACCGGTCAATGG GTAAAGAGCATGCACTCATCATATCAAATCATCGGAGTGATATTGATTGGCTTATTGGATGGATATTGGCCCAG CGCTCAGGGTGCCTTGGAAGTGCGCTTGCTGTGATGAAGAAGTCATCCAAGTTCCTTCCA GTTATTGGCTGGTCGATGTGGTTTGCAGAGTACCTCTTTTTGGAGAGGAGCTGGGCCAAGGATGAAAAGACACTAAAG TGGGGTCTCCAAAGGTTGAAAGACTTCCCTAGACCATTTTGGCTAGCTCTTTTCGTTGAGGGTACTCGCTTTACTCCAGCAAAGCTTCTCGCAGCTCAGGAGTATGCAGCTTCCCAGGGCTTACCGGCACCTAGAAATGTACTTATTCCACGTACCAAG GGATTTGTATCTGCCGTAAGTATTATGCGAGATTTTGTTCCAGCCATTTATGATACAACTGTAATTGTTCCTAAAGATTCACCTCAACCAACAATGCTGCGAATTTTGAAAGGGCAATCATCAGTG ATACATGTCCGCATGAAACGCCATGCAATGAGTGAGATGCCAAAATCAGATGAGGATGTTTCAAAATGGTGCAAAGACATTTTTGTGGCAAAG GATGCCTTACTGGACAAGCATTTGGCAACAGGCACTTTCGATGAGGAGATTAGACCTATTGGCCGTCCAGTGAAATCATTGCTG GTGACCCTGTTTTGGTCATTCCTCCTGTTGTTTGGTGCCATCAAGTTCTTCAAGTGGACACAGCTCCTATCGACATGGAGAGGTGCAGCATTCACTGCTGCAGGGATGGCACTTGTGACAGGGGTCATGCATGTCTTCATCATGTTCTCCCAGGCAGAGCGGTCGAGCTCAGCCAAGGCGGCACGGAACCGGGTCAAGAAGGAATGA
- the LOC136482709 gene encoding uncharacterized protein produces MAAMAPFSSASSSHPPRLPSKTLAPRHSRPLHHRSPPAASAPRPRPLLLSFPAPARRCGAGLRASAAQKISADYQFDEEEEEEEEYEYDGEEEEEEESEVDEDEEEMDVEAMEEEARGAAADLAKRLARELHIDDDVREKRRNIRDKTSVSKHIPDNLLPKVAIIGRPNVGKSALFNRLVGGNRAIVVDEPGVTRDRLYGRSYWGDQEFMVIDTGGVITLSKSQAGVMEELAVTTTVGMDGIPLATREAAIARMPSMIEKQAVAAVDEASVILFIVDGQAGLVAADIEISDWLRRNYSDKCVILAVNKCESPRKGQMQALDFWSLGFSPLPISAITGTGTGDLLDQVCSELRKFEGLEAVEEEKNKVPAIAIVGRPNVGKSSILNALVGEDRTIVSPVSGTTRDAIDTEFTTADGEKYKLIDTAGIRRRAAVISAGSTTESLSVKRAFQAIRRSDVVALVIEAMACVTEQDYKIAERIEKEGKACVIVVNKWDTIPNKNHESTTHYEQDVREKLRILDWAPIVYCSATSGTSVEKIISAAALVEKERSRRLGTSILNQVIREAIAFKPPPRTRGGKRGRVYYTTQAAIGPPTFVLFVNDAKLFPDTYRRYMEKKLRSDAGFPGTPIRLLWRSRRRPDKRGKSADSRTQSPGTPSRMVIAA; encoded by the exons atggccgccatggcgcccttctcctccgcctcctcctcacaCCCCCCTCGCCTACCCTCCAAAACCCTGGCGCCTCGTCATTCCCGCCCGCTCCACCACAGGTCCCCGCCCGCCGCCtccgcgccgcgcccgcgcccgctgcTCCTCTCCTTCCCCGCGCCCGCACGCCGCTGCGGCGCTGGACTCCGCGCTTCAGCCGCGCAGAAAATCTCTGCTGATTACCAGTTcgatgaagaggaggaggaggaggaagagtacGAATACGACggcgaagaggaggaggaggaggagtcggaGGTGGATGAAGATGAGGAGGAGATGGACGTGGAggcgatggaggaggaggcccgcggcgccgccgccgacctcgCGAAACGCCTCGCTCGGGAGCTCCACATCG ATGATGATGTCAGGGAGAAACGAAGAAACATCAGGGATAAGACATCTGTGTCTAAACAT ATTCCAGATAATCTTCTTCCGAAGGTGGCAATTATTGGGAGGCCGAATGTTGGTAAATCTGCGCTGTTCAATCGTCTTGTCGGA GGCAATAGGGCTATAGTTGTTGATGAACCTGGTGTGACAAGGGATCGCTTGTATGGACGATCTTATTGGGGTGATCAGGAGTTTATGGTTATTGATACTGGTGGGGTAATTACTTTGTCGAAGTCTCAAGCAGGTGTGatggaagaacttgctgtcacCACTACTGTTGGTATGGATGGGATTCCTCTCGCTACTAGAGAAGCTGCTATTGCAAGGATGCCATCAATGATTGAAAAACAAGCAGTTGCAGCTGTTGATGAAGCATCCGTCATACTATTCATCGTGGATGGTCAG GCTGGTCTTGTGGCAGCTGATATAGAGATTTCTGATTGGTTACGACGCAACTACTCTGACAAGTGTGTTATACTTGCTGTCAATAAGTGTGAATCTCCACGGAAAGGGCAAATGCAAGCATTAGACTTTTGGTCACTAGG GTTTTCTCCTCTGCCAATTTCTGCTATTACTGGCACAGGAACTGGagatctccttgaccaggtgtgTTCAGAGCTGAGAAAATTTGAG GGATTGGAAGCAGTTGAAGAAGAGAAAAATAAGGTTCCTGCTATTGCCATTGTGGGAAGACCAAATGTGGGGAAAAGTAGCATTCTAAATGCTTTGGTTGGAGAAGATAGAACAATTGTGAGCCCAGTTAGTGGGACAACACGTGATGCCATTGACACTGAGTTTACTACAGCAGATGGGGAG AAGTACAAACTCATTGATACTGCTGGGATCCGGCGCAGGGCAGCAGTTATTTCTGCTGGCAGCACAACAGAATCACTTTCGGTAAAGCGCGCATTTCAAGCAATTCGGCGCTCTGATGTGGTTGCCCTTGTTATTGAAGCAATGGCCTGTGTTACAGAGCAG GATTACAAAATTGCAGAGAGGATTGAGAAAGAAGGAAAGGCTTGTGTCATTGTTGTGAACAAATGGGATACAATCCCAAACAAGAACCATGAGAGTACAACACATTATGAACAAGATGTAAGAGAAAAGCTTCGCATACTTGATTGGGCACCTATTGTCTACTGTTCTGCGACTAGTGGCACCAGTGTTGAAAA GATAATTTCTGCTgctgctttggttgagaaggaaaggtCTAGAAGACTCGGCACCTCCATTCTTAATCAAGTTATTAGAGAAGCTATAGCATTCAAACCACCTCCAAGAACAAGAGGTGGCAAAAGAGGTCGTGTCTATTACACAACACAG GCTGCCATTGGTCCACCAACATTTGTTTTATTTGTAAATGATGCGAAGCTCTTCCCTGATACATACCGCCGTTACATGGAAAAGAAACTCCGGTCAGATGCAGGATTTCCAGGCACTCCTATTCGGTTATTGTGGCGTAGCAGAAGGCGGCCAGACAAACGAG GTAAATCTGCTGATAGTAGAACGCAGAGCCCAGGAACCCCTAGCAGAATGGTTATAGCTGCCTAA